ACCATATCCCCCACCAAACCCTCCATATGATCCAAGGCGACTGGAGTAACCAAGAGAAGATTCTCCTCGGTAACCCCCTAATCCTCCACCAAAACCACCATATCCACCACCAAATTCACCACCACCAGCACCATAGCCACCATAACCACCAAACCTACCACCAAGACCTCCAGAGGTCCTATAGGAAGCCGGGCCAAATTCGCCGCCACCAAAACTGCTATAAGAGTTGCCAAAATCACCAAAGCCATCACCAAAAGAACGAGACCTAGGTTCACTACCATATGCATGAGGTGGTGGGTTTGAGGCTTTCTTTGGttcagccttcttgatctccaCCTACAACAAAGCAACAGCATTAACCTAATTCCTGTTACACAGTCTAGTAAGCCTCGTCTCAGGAATATAATTGAACCTACAGTAACCTTAAACCTAAGAACATAATAAATTTGACAAAAATCAGTGATATACGCAAAATCATATGAAGTATAATAGCTCTATAAACCACAATGAAACAAAAACAATGCATGACAGGGAGCACACCAAAATCAGGTTCAGTTCCATATCCTTCATATAAGGTTGCAGAAAACTCACCTGAGAACCAGCCAGATCAATCATATTGCCCTTCGTTAATAAATCATCTACAACTTGTTCAGAATCAAAAATAATAAAGCCAAAGCCTCGAGGGCGGTTGGTTGCATGATCACGTATAATCTGGTGATCAACCACTTTCCCATATTTTGAAAAGAAATCCTTGAATTCATCTAATCAATAGATAAAGCACCAAAAAGAATGAGCAGCAAGCAATAGAAACATTCAGGAAGTGTATAATATTTGCTCAAAAAAAACATAATATATAAACTAAATTACCTTCTGTAACCATTGATGGGATCCCACCAACAAAgatcttttttgttttaaaatccttcgattGCACAGAGCCTTTTGGGAtggttcttttgatttcaacctGTAGGTCACAACTCATCAGCTACCAAGTGTTTAAATATTTGGAACCACAACAATATTACTTTACCTCCCACATTAGCATCCAGCACTAGCTACTGAAATACATGCATAAGAAACAGTATAACATATAAAAGACTTGAAAATGATCAAGCTAAAGCAAACTCAAAAGAAAATGAGGAAAAGAATTAACAagcaaaattaaaaagaaaagaatgcagTACGGCATCCAATCAGCAAGATGTATGGCATATATTCTATTGTTACGCAGATGTGCAAGAAGCATGCAGTCATAGTTTACAAGGCTGCAACTAATGTTATTgctagaagaggaggaggaagaagaaaggactGACATAGAGGCGTTCTAGTCAGTTGCAACTAATCTCCCATCACTGAAGATGTTGTTACCTAGCCCGAAACTTCACCTACAATCTCTTTCTAATAACTCAATTGTACTTTTGCTTAAAGGAAAATTGAAGAAGAGGATCTGGTGCCACTTAAGTATACAGCTCCTAACATGGAAGGCCAGACAAAGCCTACAAATAGTCGCATAATACAAAACCATATTTCTAAGACTTAACCAACAAATCACAATCCAAACATTTAGCAAAATTAACAATGGGTCAAAGACAGCTTAAAGTAATCAGTGCAAAAAAATGATTTCACAAACATTGGGGATATGTTGCACATGACCAAAAATCAATAAGCACAAGCCCATAAAACAACGGGATGAACAATACATGCTGGATTACTTggtgaataaataaaaagactATACATGAAGGCAACTGCACTTCATCAAAGAAATTGCTAGAGAGCAAATTGCTCGAGCAGGTTAGCTAGAAGCAAACTAAACCACAGATGGTCATtatttcaatcaaaaaaaatgtTCAGGTTTGCAGAGTTTCTGCTTCCAACATTGATCAAGACAAGCTGTCATCTTGTAAGCAAAAACTCCAATGCAATAAAAACGTTAAAACCTTTTATGATCAGAGttctcttctctttcctacAATCAGACCCATTTGAAAAATGGCTTTAAAGTTTCTAAGCTTCAGAGTCCAAGAATAAGTAAACTTCACAGGATTTCTCACTTTGCTGGAAAGTGCAATTTTAGAGACACATGTAATGAGAAAATATATCCCAATAATGTTATCTATTTTCATGCGTGTGGAACAAGTTGGGGATTTCAGAAGCACTAACTGACTAACAAATGAAAAAGAGATGGCAAGCCATGAAATGCCAATATCAGAAATTCATAGATATACCTGTCATTAATGCACGATGGGGCTACTATTAAATTCAAAGTACAATTCGTAATGCCAAAGAAAATGTGAAGGTTATGTTGGACAATGAGATGTGACGTGTGAAAGATACTTTTCTCCTCCACAATCATGATGGGCTAACCATGGATCTCATGCTCCAACGTTAGCATAATCAACTGATAGGTAAGGCTACCATTTcctaattttgaaaaattaaactATCAATAACTCCTAAATGCTTTATTTCTTATCTTTTGGATTATTTGAATGTGTTTTAAGCTTGAGAATTTCAATGTGCAGATTGCTTTGTCAGCTTACCTCTTCTTATGTTGTGGAAGGAATTGGAGTATGTAACACATTATAAAGAATCTTAAGAGGAAGAAGTTGAAATCTCAATGAGCAATTGCTCATGTTGATATCCATGGCAATCTCAGACTTGTTTCAAGGACAAAGAATACTCACAAGGCCCATACCAATTTTGGGATATTATTGGTGATGAACTGATGATGTTTGTTTGGAAAAGGCCACAGAATTAGAAATAGCTAATAGTTCACTGGGTGAACCTATCACTACACCAAAAGGCTTTTTTATGTTAATTGGTATAAGGATCTCACCCAACAAGAGGTGGGAAggaataattaacttcaaagaATGAAACATTTTGCCATTTTTGGGCAACATAATATTATGTAAGTATGTATATTTCTTTTTATAGCTTTATCATAACAAGTGCTTGTATTTCAATATTTATATTTGAAGTTATTCTTTTTGCGTTTTCATGTTCAATATAATAAGTCAAAAGAATGAGTATATTGTCTCTTTTGTGATGTCACACATTCTAACTTATTTGCTTGTCTTATACAGTGAAGGGAATGGAGGTGCAATGTTGCCATTATATTTTGTCTTATTCTGATCCTTTTTGAAATCTACACGAACAAGAGATGAATGGATTTTTGTTCTCAAAATGTGAAGAACAAGTTCCCCCAAATTGGtagcttatttttttttatcaaacatgGGAATAAAAACTGAAGCACTAGTACACAAGAATGTGAAAATCTATATCATTGCTAAAGGTTTTACATGTTAACTTTTCaactttttgtttttatattcGCACTTTATTGATGAAAATCTTGGTTTTCAGTTGATGAAAATCTTGGACAtttgcttaattttggagatatATAGGTCATATATTATGACAAAGATACTAGTAGTAAGGCAAAAAATACAACATCAGCATTTTAGTTTAAGATAATATCTGACTAGTTTGTTGCAGTTGTCCTAGATGTTATACTCTTCTGGTTGTAATCAACTATAAATGAACAAAATTATCTTGTGCAGCTTTCTAAGGTCACTTAGCTAGCATTCTGCATCTCAACATACAAACCAAACAACATAATTGTGTGATTAATAACAATGGATGAATGTCGATACTAAGTCCAATACTACAAAGTACTGCATCATGCCTGTATAATTCATACTAATAAGTTCCAACTTGTCAACAAAAGAAGCATCACACAAAACAAAAGTAAAAGATACAACATATTAATTTTTctattcaaaaaatttatatgatttatttattaataataatttttctaCATATATCCGTATCCAATTTTTTTCCACTTGCTGAATCGAATACTCAGAAACTTCACCTATCTGATTCTCATGTCCATGACACTGATGATAAATAGTAGAAAA
The window above is part of the Phoenix dactylifera cultivar Barhee BC4 unplaced genomic scaffold, palm_55x_up_171113_PBpolish2nd_filt_p 001539F, whole genome shotgun sequence genome. Proteins encoded here:
- the LOC103702689 gene encoding heterogeneous nuclear ribonucleoprotein 1-like, with the protein product MGSKDEAKAREHDGASPGKIFVGGLPKDTSIATFTKHFGKYGEIIDHVIMKDKYTSQPRGFGFITYADPTVVDKVIEDTHIINGKQVEIKRTIPKGSVQSKDFKTKKIFVGGIPSMVTEDEFKDFFSKYGKVVDHQIIRDHATNRPRGFGFIIFDSEQVVDDLLTKGNMIDLAGSQVEIKKAEPKKASNPPPHAYGSEPRSRSFGDGFGDFGNSYSSFGGGEFGPASYRTSGGLGGRFGGYGGYGAGGGEFGGGYGGFGGGLGGYRGESSLGYSSRLGSYGGFGGGYGGGGLGGYGRGDEGFGGYGSSSYGGGYDSGPSAGYGSGGLYGSRAGYGGGAGRYHPYAR